The proteins below are encoded in one region of Aquisphaera giovannonii:
- a CDS encoding Ig-like domain-containing protein, whose amino-acid sequence MGSFREENRGQGPIRGRDKKQARRRSFRWLESLEDRTMLSVANPFYAPTTTNIADIQHGPMANMGGLAIGVYETYLQKNGNTSAVAAAYPYLSFKGDSVMLSLSSNGGFADTVAAAKNLGMQVVSSDSMYQIVEGWMPISQLPASAKLPNLMSGHVIIRPITYANAVNEGDFTMRTNVVRQNTGLTGAGTTVGIISTSFNNLGGYAADVASGDLPANVNVVQDVPAGTAPTIGTDEGRAMAQEVYKVAPGANLAFATGQLAGNLDFAHQITNLVNAGSNIIVDDLGLADDPMFQQGLVAQSIASAVSKNVTYFSAAANMADNGYLSNFRGLNGTVNGLGAGRYMNFNPAGSALTMPITVSANGGNITFQFDQPFNTQQVDKTNMVTSQLNFYLLDPNTGATLYSSTNDNTQTQEPFQFISGIAAGNYLVAIQVVKGPDPGKVEFLQFGGPDITIPKTFGSAGGTFYTTSFGHNADQNVIGVGAMPWWATYPDIVQTPIRNEDFSSFGPQILTRDPNGNPLGTAIQVVNPTITAPDGVSTTFFGNPPPSDTTQFSPQTATNLFATFTPSQVNNPAFFGTSAAAPNAAALAALMLQRAPTATPAQIRAAMITSARAMNGTPAGQLNFQSGYGLVDAVAAVNAVDLLRVTSTNPADGATVTSAPGGITVTFSKPVVFSTVAASDLTFTSLPAGVTVTVGTPVAVDDPNRPTTVFFPYSFTRANGTASANGTYSFTISGPITSTDGKALVPTGNITFTLADVTGPTVTSVSTLSRVVTITFSKAMDPSTINLGTVAVIRQGNTGNWNNPINLNSDPRVRISYNATTRTATLDYSALPQTALPPDRYTVVVLSGPNGATDQVGNQLDGEFSGTFPSGNGQVGGNFYDELGLLSLQAPVITSFAMTAGTDSGIPGDQNTNLSQPVFIGQVYNSFLGTVSNLRVYVQFNGLNPSLNGGFSLATGGGNPPRGIVGGFDLVVTTNAAGVFTVSLPSGVTLPEGFQRARLVVVGDADSPPQAGLSSQFDRAFRIDKTDPVVSGVSLVNGSAPTGPSPNISALTSIQLDVADIVQPGSPDYLRTPGAVLFPAIDPTAATNISNYSLFLRNADGTTTDESRFLSSATFVATAPTLDGSGNFIASYNGHITLQFTTGLPGGNYQLIAHTTQAGFTGLVDAAGNPLASNFTYSFSLSSSPVYVTNLQMQSTWNPAAPEGANTVGGPRSYYEGPSSDPTYVPRATAPPSAWVVDLSAPTPYRDFSGLAANQLPLQLIGSANTAGGPADGEFGNLGQGGAGSTGTGFNIVGNVSLRLYNFDATNGTSTLVAPGGQGNRLVLTYNGGVLAPDYYRLYMPNQVNAGLDTRLFDIYGNQLDGEFLGNPTASGSYQDLLPDGSTRPGMSGDTVAGGAFTTGFVVVPAGNILFARPDYQEDPLIPSTAPDGSLAKPYSTLAPESDPAAAPANPNHDPNGGQNDSKFFLSGFNRAYDRNGNGRFDRSVLYAASQLAFRGPVVVIALPGTPQRDPISGVISQQTFVMQAPSGSSSVINNGSASVPALTTLDFTAGSTLKLRNASLFAQNQGSAIQATGGNTDASRVNFTSYSNDAVAGDSNGDGTNSSPQPGDWGGIVLRNFDQAAHTGQTFPIDGTLKNSTGQLAIAGADDVMSSINFANVTYGGGAVPQSLSPRYNAIDLFNSRPAITNDVISFSGASGAAGSGAQAGLAANFDSFREDDIARGPLIRATTVTNNSLNGIWIRPEATGQAQATDAQPVSFNGGRNDYALDDPLPYILTSRLDVGAQLNVSTVGSTDIAARLYVQPGMMVKSQRGSSIGITNSESSLNVGDRTYMDEFDANPGFGPSDPGFKPASTGDAGVVFTSLFDDVSSTFFVNPDGTKRTIVPAMDSANRGPNAAQPTKGSWGAVEITSGAKAVIDEATFKFGGGFANLSSGTFASLNVLTFDGAFRGSGGTPVYVTNNSFDSNLDAPVAITPDGLLAGDPTRPLQSGHPFFRGNVLTNNDLNGLAVLATPSYAAGGPVELRFVPGTDQENLDVNSVWDTTDMAYIVRGTIVLAGHGNNFDSVGDRPMPSATTFQQALQPAITLTLQSALPDTLLANGQSIARPGESLIVKFLNDPLNNAVRPPGDSVNGSTGSGSADGAGAGFIVGVDDGVDPPANSRLLGQGLDSQIRILGIPGNETTGQQRVPVIMTSLLDNSVPLIVRGVDQSQTYGNPARYASVLGGRTTPQAGDGGLIYFGGKSLSSYNLWDPRGGNIIYNADLRYFTRVEVSGGGVSDVFNTNPGTGTGLNDTFDVNDNPRAQMVGNGTFSFLFPTTPPTIGFVNNSGLNQFNTARSMAIIGSNFSDFSGVGILAHPGPATALGRNVGTTALGTGATAVLPGDYFRTTFAGEPVNLFLYDNTFSTMPVGVRMNSDTGNNDTQQNAYTLTLLNNTFYNVTEGVHTQAPEFSGGPPANSFSNVLWLAMNNIFSGSSDAAIRFVGQQYNTQAQYNLYFNNGIDVDDQELTTSGFGGNNGPVSGDPMFKDPANGDFRLLPGSAAIDAARSEIGPLQIGNALEPIENQALTSDGTGGVRNTTGRLGFGGFANSRDLVSLPGFTLFQFVSQWSPVLASTPNSYNGTGALPGTYNFVPLAGQRGQDGLLRLDDPATANTGFGADPFFDIGAFEYRLLNPPRVESLVADTNPASPGGQQTINFYSTTTLVGTSLTPQDIKVQFNTLIDPSTITSSSVLLTGAGGDAIFGNGNDVPISLAGKLSFDSSTRTLIISLAGTGLSLATDKYRLTLLGNGSSVLRDPSGLALDGENTANGSPDGARLPLPSGDGFPGGNFYSDFIVNTTPSNITPGTFLLAPSSDSNIAGDSITNINQPSFVGSITEPNPALVPVAGQVVLVDVGVAVVNPDGTTTVYFADSPNIPSSLVPYLRNNAGTGVTDGTGAFNVTIGVDAANSGLVTNTAALPDSPYNVGASGQLILPGTVSGYYVARARVVDQSGNVSSSNDPNARANFVVDTQDPTVTISSPSSGSVVSPGVQTFVVDASENMDLTHFTPSEIQLLKSAPDGTFGTGSTAIGVANLIVTYLDAGTGGPGRERLTFTTTSSLANGLYQLTLIGSGSNSVRDIAGNSPAGGDVVSTFAVFSSTSSAGGGFFVGASNYVTDTTAAQGSRENPYPTIAAAMAVAGVGDRLLILPGVYTENVNLGNLVSMASAATSSTDTNFVPGNALDTIIRSPAVASGTTVATIAAQNIAKFVSPTTGLTFQSTISGLTIASALVGNPATGTTNPQAIGLLLSNAAVLVQNSYFINNGTGIYVITAGTTPPAPTIQNDVIAGNITGVVVADQGSDNASTTNVINNTFAYNTLGLFASNTSSTTSAQVYAANNIFWQNHDLSTARSGGGISSATVNKVTLNNNLFSGNGASDSTPVGAANNIGNGFNPALLGPAASDAAANLGNFTGWPAFVSPRDPRPGSDGPATFLRDANFALAANSAAVNNALESVATKTDILGNAQNVNPTSKGLLLPGYGPRDVGAFEYVPVGTTPTAPVGGSFRVVTTSLVPDGTTVANGVEFDVYATPNSVTIDFSQPVDRATVDATDLILSGSLLGSLSPAKATSVTWVDNHTVRFNLSGQLNSAGTIGISLASGAIKSMSGAALPSYSDKVYIKTVPMPTTPTTPTTPTTPTTPTTPTTPTTPTTPVAPPVTPPAAAPPTSPRGRRTRVQTPTAAQRAAARKAAAARQAAARKAAAEKKAEARKVAAQKKAASKPGKAATHKVVVSRKPFTFAGR is encoded by the coding sequence ATGGGAAGCTTCCGTGAAGAGAATCGGGGACAGGGACCCATCCGCGGCCGCGACAAGAAGCAGGCCAGGCGGAGGAGCTTCCGCTGGCTGGAGTCGCTCGAAGACCGGACGATGCTGAGCGTCGCGAACCCGTTCTACGCCCCCACGACGACGAACATCGCCGACATCCAGCACGGCCCGATGGCGAACATGGGCGGCCTGGCCATCGGGGTCTACGAGACGTACCTCCAGAAGAACGGGAACACCTCGGCGGTCGCGGCCGCCTATCCCTACCTGTCCTTCAAGGGCGACTCCGTGATGCTCTCCTTGAGCAGCAACGGGGGCTTCGCGGACACCGTGGCCGCGGCGAAGAACCTGGGCATGCAGGTGGTCTCGTCGGACTCGATGTACCAGATCGTCGAGGGCTGGATGCCGATCAGCCAGCTCCCCGCCTCCGCGAAGCTGCCCAACCTGATGAGCGGCCACGTGATCATCCGCCCGATCACGTACGCCAACGCGGTGAACGAGGGCGACTTCACGATGCGCACCAACGTCGTCAGGCAGAACACCGGCCTGACCGGCGCGGGGACGACGGTCGGCATCATCAGCACGAGCTTCAACAACCTGGGCGGCTACGCCGCGGACGTCGCCTCCGGTGACCTGCCCGCCAACGTCAACGTCGTCCAGGACGTTCCCGCCGGGACGGCCCCGACCATCGGGACGGACGAGGGCCGCGCCATGGCCCAGGAGGTCTACAAGGTCGCCCCCGGCGCGAACCTCGCCTTCGCCACCGGCCAGCTCGCCGGCAACCTGGACTTCGCCCACCAGATCACCAACCTCGTCAACGCCGGCTCCAACATCATCGTGGACGACCTCGGCCTGGCCGACGACCCGATGTTCCAGCAGGGCCTGGTCGCCCAGTCGATCGCCTCCGCCGTCTCCAAGAACGTCACCTACTTCAGCGCCGCGGCCAACATGGCCGACAACGGCTACCTCTCGAACTTCCGGGGCCTCAACGGCACGGTCAACGGGCTCGGCGCCGGCCGGTACATGAACTTCAACCCCGCCGGCTCCGCGCTGACCATGCCGATCACGGTCAGCGCGAACGGCGGCAATATCACGTTCCAGTTCGACCAGCCGTTCAACACGCAGCAGGTCGACAAGACCAACATGGTCACGTCGCAGCTGAACTTCTACCTGCTCGACCCGAACACCGGGGCGACCCTCTACTCCAGCACCAACGACAACACCCAGACCCAGGAGCCGTTCCAGTTCATCTCCGGGATCGCCGCGGGGAACTACCTCGTCGCGATCCAGGTCGTGAAGGGCCCCGACCCCGGCAAGGTCGAGTTCCTCCAGTTCGGCGGCCCGGACATCACCATCCCGAAGACCTTCGGCTCGGCCGGCGGCACCTTCTATACGACCTCGTTCGGCCACAATGCGGATCAGAACGTCATCGGCGTCGGCGCCATGCCCTGGTGGGCCACCTACCCCGACATCGTCCAGACCCCGATCCGCAATGAGGACTTCAGCTCCTTCGGGCCGCAGATCCTCACCCGCGACCCCAACGGCAACCCGCTGGGCACGGCCATCCAGGTCGTGAACCCGACGATCACGGCGCCGGACGGGGTCAGCACGACCTTCTTCGGCAACCCGCCCCCGAGCGACACGACCCAGTTCAGCCCCCAGACGGCGACCAACCTGTTCGCGACCTTCACCCCTTCGCAGGTCAACAACCCCGCGTTCTTCGGCACCTCCGCGGCGGCCCCGAACGCCGCCGCCCTCGCGGCGCTCATGCTGCAGAGGGCCCCCACGGCCACGCCGGCCCAGATCCGCGCGGCCATGATCACCTCGGCCCGGGCGATGAACGGGACCCCCGCCGGCCAGCTCAACTTCCAATCCGGCTACGGGCTGGTCGACGCGGTCGCCGCGGTCAACGCGGTCGACCTGCTGCGCGTCACCTCCACGAACCCGGCCGACGGTGCCACGGTGACCTCGGCCCCCGGCGGCATCACCGTCACCTTCAGCAAGCCGGTCGTCTTCTCGACGGTCGCGGCGAGCGACCTCACCTTCACGTCGCTGCCGGCGGGCGTCACGGTCACGGTGGGCACCCCGGTCGCGGTCGACGACCCCAATCGGCCGACCACGGTCTTCTTCCCCTACTCGTTCACCCGCGCGAACGGGACGGCCAGCGCCAACGGCACCTACTCGTTCACCATCAGCGGCCCGATCACGAGCACCGACGGCAAGGCGCTGGTCCCCACCGGCAACATCACCTTCACGCTCGCCGACGTCACCGGCCCCACGGTGACCAGCGTGTCGACGCTCTCCCGGGTGGTCACCATCACCTTCTCCAAGGCGATGGACCCGAGCACCATCAACCTGGGCACGGTCGCCGTGATCCGCCAGGGGAACACGGGGAACTGGAACAACCCGATCAACCTCAACTCCGACCCGCGGGTGCGGATCAGCTACAACGCGACCACCAGGACGGCGACCCTCGACTACAGCGCCCTGCCGCAGACGGCCCTGCCGCCGGACCGCTACACTGTCGTCGTCCTGAGCGGCCCCAACGGGGCGACCGACCAGGTTGGCAACCAGCTCGACGGCGAGTTCAGCGGCACCTTCCCGTCCGGCAACGGCCAGGTCGGCGGCAACTTCTACGACGAGCTGGGCCTGCTCAGCCTGCAGGCGCCGGTGATCACCTCGTTCGCGATGACCGCCGGCACCGACTCCGGGATCCCCGGCGATCAGAACACCAACCTGTCCCAGCCGGTGTTCATCGGCCAGGTCTACAACTCGTTCCTCGGCACGGTCTCGAACCTGAGGGTCTACGTCCAGTTTAACGGGCTGAATCCCTCGCTGAACGGCGGGTTCAGCCTGGCGACCGGCGGCGGCAACCCCCCGCGAGGGATCGTCGGCGGCTTCGACCTGGTCGTCACCACGAATGCGGCGGGCGTGTTCACCGTCTCGCTCCCGTCCGGGGTCACGCTGCCGGAAGGCTTCCAGCGCGCCCGGCTGGTCGTGGTGGGAGACGCCGACTCCCCGCCGCAGGCCGGCCTCTCGTCGCAGTTCGATCGCGCCTTCCGCATCGACAAGACCGACCCGGTGGTCTCCGGCGTCTCGCTCGTCAACGGCTCGGCCCCGACCGGCCCCTCGCCGAACATCTCGGCGCTCACCTCGATCCAGCTCGACGTGGCGGACATCGTCCAGCCGGGCTCCCCCGACTACCTGAGGACCCCGGGCGCCGTGCTCTTCCCGGCCATCGACCCGACGGCCGCGACGAACATCAGCAACTACTCGCTCTTCCTCAGGAACGCGGACGGCACGACGACCGATGAGTCGCGGTTCCTCTCGTCGGCGACGTTCGTCGCCACGGCCCCGACGCTCGACGGCTCGGGGAACTTCATCGCGTCCTACAACGGCCACATCACGCTCCAGTTCACGACGGGCCTCCCCGGCGGGAACTACCAGCTCATCGCGCACACCACCCAGGCCGGGTTCACGGGCCTGGTCGACGCCGCGGGCAACCCCCTGGCCTCCAACTTCACGTACTCCTTCAGCCTCTCGTCGAGCCCGGTCTACGTGACCAACCTCCAGATGCAGAGCACCTGGAACCCGGCCGCGCCGGAGGGGGCCAACACGGTCGGCGGCCCGCGCTCCTACTACGAAGGCCCGTCGTCCGACCCGACCTACGTGCCGCGGGCGACCGCCCCGCCCAGCGCCTGGGTCGTGGACCTCTCCGCTCCGACCCCGTACCGCGACTTCTCCGGCCTGGCCGCCAACCAGCTGCCTCTCCAGCTGATCGGCTCGGCGAACACGGCGGGCGGGCCGGCCGACGGCGAGTTCGGCAACCTCGGCCAGGGGGGCGCAGGCTCCACGGGGACGGGCTTCAACATCGTCGGCAACGTGTCGCTGAGGCTCTACAACTTCGACGCGACCAACGGGACGTCCACCCTGGTCGCCCCGGGCGGCCAGGGCAACCGCCTGGTCCTGACCTACAACGGCGGCGTCCTCGCCCCGGACTACTATCGCCTCTACATGCCCAACCAGGTCAACGCCGGCCTGGACACCCGGCTCTTCGACATCTACGGCAACCAGCTGGACGGCGAATTCCTGGGCAATCCCACCGCGTCCGGGAGCTACCAGGACCTTCTGCCCGACGGGTCGACCCGGCCCGGGATGTCGGGAGATACCGTCGCCGGAGGGGCCTTCACCACGGGCTTCGTGGTTGTGCCGGCCGGGAACATCCTCTTCGCGAGGCCGGACTATCAGGAAGATCCGCTGATCCCGTCGACGGCACCGGACGGCAGCCTCGCCAAGCCGTACTCGACGCTCGCCCCAGAGAGCGACCCGGCCGCCGCGCCGGCGAATCCGAACCACGACCCCAACGGCGGCCAGAACGACAGCAAGTTCTTCCTCTCCGGGTTCAACCGGGCCTATGACCGCAACGGCAACGGGCGGTTCGACCGGTCGGTCCTCTACGCCGCCTCGCAGCTCGCCTTCCGCGGCCCCGTGGTGGTCATCGCCCTGCCCGGGACGCCCCAGCGCGACCCGATCTCCGGGGTCATCTCCCAGCAGACGTTCGTGATGCAGGCCCCGTCCGGCAGCAGCTCCGTGATCAACAACGGCAGCGCCTCGGTGCCGGCCCTGACGACCCTGGACTTCACCGCGGGCTCGACCCTGAAGCTGCGGAACGCGTCGCTCTTCGCCCAGAATCAGGGCAGCGCGATCCAGGCCACGGGCGGGAACACCGACGCCTCCCGCGTGAACTTCACCTCGTACTCCAACGACGCCGTCGCGGGCGACTCGAACGGGGACGGCACGAATTCCAGCCCCCAGCCGGGCGACTGGGGCGGCATCGTCCTCCGCAACTTCGACCAGGCGGCCCACACCGGGCAGACCTTCCCCATCGACGGGACCCTGAAGAATTCGACCGGCCAGCTCGCCATCGCGGGCGCCGACGACGTGATGTCGAGCATCAACTTCGCGAACGTCACGTACGGCGGCGGGGCGGTCCCCCAGAGCCTGAGCCCCCGCTACAACGCGATCGACCTGTTCAACAGCCGGCCGGCCATCACCAACGACGTCATCTCGTTCTCCGGGGCCAGCGGGGCGGCCGGCAGCGGCGCCCAGGCGGGCCTCGCGGCGAACTTCGACTCCTTCCGCGAGGACGACATCGCGCGGGGGCCGCTGATCCGGGCCACCACGGTCACCAACAACAGCCTCAACGGCATCTGGATCCGCCCCGAGGCCACCGGCCAGGCGCAGGCGACCGACGCACAGCCCGTGTCGTTCAACGGCGGGCGAAACGACTACGCGCTGGACGACCCGCTCCCCTACATCCTCACGTCGCGGCTCGACGTGGGCGCTCAGCTCAACGTCAGCACCGTGGGCAGCACCGACATCGCGGCCCGGCTCTACGTCCAGCCGGGGATGATGGTGAAGTCCCAGCGAGGCTCCTCCATCGGCATCACGAACAGCGAATCGAGCCTCAACGTCGGCGACCGGACCTACATGGACGAATTCGACGCCAACCCCGGGTTCGGCCCCTCGGATCCCGGCTTCAAGCCGGCGTCCACCGGCGACGCGGGCGTCGTCTTCACGTCGCTGTTCGACGACGTCTCGAGCACGTTCTTCGTCAACCCCGACGGCACGAAGCGGACCATCGTGCCGGCCATGGACAGCGCCAACCGGGGCCCGAACGCGGCCCAGCCGACCAAGGGCTCGTGGGGCGCGGTGGAGATCACCTCGGGCGCCAAGGCCGTCATCGACGAGGCGACGTTCAAGTTCGGCGGCGGCTTCGCCAACCTTTCGAGCGGGACGTTCGCCTCGCTGAACGTCCTCACGTTCGACGGCGCATTCCGGGGGTCGGGCGGCACGCCCGTCTACGTCACCAACAACTCCTTCGACAGCAACCTCGACGCGCCGGTCGCCATCACGCCCGACGGCCTCCTCGCCGGCGACCCGACCCGGCCCCTGCAATCCGGGCATCCGTTCTTCCGCGGCAACGTCCTGACGAACAACGACCTCAACGGCCTGGCGGTCCTCGCGACGCCGAGCTACGCGGCCGGCGGCCCGGTCGAGCTCCGCTTCGTCCCCGGGACGGATCAGGAGAACCTGGACGTCAACTCCGTCTGGGACACGACGGACATGGCGTACATCGTCCGGGGCACCATCGTCCTGGCCGGGCACGGCAACAACTTCGACTCCGTCGGCGATCGGCCCATGCCCTCGGCGACCACATTCCAGCAGGCCCTCCAGCCGGCCATCACGCTGACCCTCCAGAGCGCCCTGCCGGATACGCTGCTGGCCAACGGCCAGTCGATCGCCCGGCCCGGCGAGTCCCTGATCGTCAAGTTCCTGAACGATCCGCTGAACAACGCGGTGCGGCCCCCCGGCGACAGCGTCAACGGCTCCACCGGCTCGGGCTCGGCCGACGGGGCGGGCGCCGGGTTCATCGTGGGCGTCGATGACGGCGTGGATCCGCCGGCCAACTCGCGGCTCCTCGGGCAGGGCCTGGACAGCCAGATCCGCATCCTCGGCATCCCAGGGAACGAGACGACCGGGCAGCAGCGAGTGCCCGTGATCATGACCTCGCTGCTGGACAACTCCGTGCCGCTCATCGTGCGGGGTGTCGACCAGTCCCAGACGTACGGCAATCCCGCCCGATATGCGTCGGTCCTGGGCGGCCGGACGACCCCCCAGGCCGGCGACGGCGGCCTCATCTACTTCGGCGGCAAGTCCCTGAGCTCCTACAACCTCTGGGATCCCCGCGGCGGCAACATCATCTACAATGCGGACCTCCGCTATTTCACGCGGGTCGAGGTCTCCGGCGGCGGGGTCTCCGACGTCTTCAACACCAATCCCGGCACGGGCACCGGGCTAAACGACACGTTCGACGTCAACGACAACCCTCGGGCCCAGATGGTCGGCAACGGGACCTTCTCGTTCCTCTTCCCCACGACCCCGCCGACGATCGGGTTCGTCAACAACTCGGGCCTGAACCAGTTCAACACGGCCCGGTCCATGGCGATCATCGGCTCGAACTTCAGCGACTTCAGCGGCGTCGGCATCCTGGCCCACCCCGGGCCCGCGACCGCTCTGGGCCGCAACGTGGGGACGACCGCGCTCGGGACGGGTGCCACCGCCGTCCTCCCCGGCGACTACTTCCGCACCACATTCGCGGGCGAGCCCGTGAATCTCTTCCTCTACGACAACACGTTCTCCACGATGCCCGTCGGCGTGAGGATGAACTCCGACACCGGGAACAACGATACCCAGCAGAACGCCTACACCCTCACGTTGCTGAACAACACCTTCTACAACGTGACCGAGGGCGTTCACACGCAGGCGCCCGAGTTCTCCGGGGGCCCGCCGGCGAATTCGTTCTCGAACGTCCTGTGGCTGGCGATGAACAACATCTTCAGCGGCAGCAGCGACGCCGCGATCCGGTTCGTCGGCCAGCAGTACAACACGCAGGCCCAGTACAACCTGTACTTCAACAACGGAATCGACGTCGATGACCAGGAGCTGACGACCAGCGGTTTCGGCGGCAACAACGGGCCCGTCTCCGGCGATCCCATGTTCAAGGATCCCGCGAACGGGGACTTCCGCCTGCTGCCCGGCTCCGCGGCCATCGACGCGGCGAGGAGCGAGATCGGGCCGCTCCAGATCGGCAATGCCCTGGAGCCCATCGAGAACCAGGCCCTCACCAGCGACGGGACGGGCGGGGTCCGCAACACGACCGGCCGGCTCGGATTCGGCGGGTTCGCGAATTCCCGCGACCTGGTCAGCCTGCCGGGCTTCACGCTCTTCCAGTTCGTCAGCCAGTGGTCGCCGGTGCTCGCCTCGACCCCCAACTCCTACAACGGGACGGGGGCCCTGCCCGGCACCTACAACTTCGTCCCGCTGGCCGGGCAGCGCGGCCAGGACGGGCTGCTCCGCCTCGACGACCCGGCGACCGCGAACACCGGGTTCGGCGCCGATCCGTTCTTCGACATCGGTGCCTTCGAGTATCGCCTGCTCAACCCGCCCCGCGTGGAGTCGCTGGTCGCCGACACCAACCCGGCATCCCCGGGCGGCCAGCAGACCATCAACTTCTACAGCACAACCACCCTGGTCGGCACGAGCCTGACGCCGCAGGACATCAAGGTCCAGTTCAACACGCTGATCGACCCGTCCACCATCACCTCGTCCTCGGTGCTCCTGACCGGGGCCGGCGGGGACGCGATCTTCGGCAACGGCAACGACGTCCCGATCAGCCTCGCCGGCAAGCTCAGCTTCGACAGCTCGACCCGGACCCTGATCATCAGCCTGGCGGGCACGGGGCTCTCGCTGGCGACCGACAAGTACCGCCTGACCCTGCTGGGCAACGGCTCGTCCGTCCTCCGGGACCCCTCGGGCCTGGCGCTCGACGGCGAGAACACCGCCAACGGCAGCCCCGACGGCGCGAGGCTGCCGCTGCCGTCCGGCGACGGCTTCCCCGGGGGCAACTTCTACAGCGACTTCATCGTCAACACGACGCCGTCGAACATCACGCCCGGGACGTTCCTGCTCGCCCCCAGCAGCGACTCGAACATCGCGGGCGACTCCATCACGAACATCAACCAGCCCAGCTTCGTCGGGTCCATCACCGAGCCCAATCCGGCCCTGGTCCCGGTCGCCGGCCAGGTGGTCCTGGTGGACGTGGGCGTCGCCGTCGTCAACCCGGACGGCACGACGACCGTCTACTTCGCCGACTCGCCCAACATCCCGTCGTCCCTGGTGCCGTACCTCCGCAACAACGCGGGTACCGGCGTGACCGACGGCACGGGCGCCTTCAACGTGACCATCGGCGTGGACGCGGCGAACAGCGGGCTGGTGACGAACACGGCCGCCCTTCCCGACTCGCCCTATAACGTGGGGGCCAGCGGGCAGCTCATCCTTCCGGGCACCGTCAGCGGCTACTACGTCGCCCGGGCCCGGGTGGTCGACCAGAGCGGGAACGTGTCCTCCTCGAACGACCCCAACGCCAGGGCGAACTTCGTCGTCGACACCCAGGATCCCACGGTCACGATCTCCAGCCCGAGCAGCGGCAGCGTCGTCAGCCCCGGCGTCCAAACGTTCGTCGTCGACGCCAGCGAGAACATGGACCTGACGCACTTCACCCCGTCCGAGATCCAGCTCCTGAAGTCGGCACCGGACGGGACGTTCGGCACCGGCTCGACGGCGATCGGGGTCGCCAACCTGATCGTCACCTACCTCGACGCCGGCACCGGCGGCCCGGGCAGGGAGCGGCTCACCTTCACCACCACGTCGTCGCTGGCCAACGGCCTCTACCAGCTCACGCTGATCGGGTCGGGGAGCAACAGTGTGCGCGACATCGCCGGCAACTCCCCCGCCGGCGGGGACGTGGTGTCCACCTTCGCGGTCTTCAGCTCGACGAGCTCCGCGGGCGGCGGCTTCTTCGTCGGTGCGTCCAACTACGTGACCGACACCACCGCGGCCCAGGGGTCGAGGGAGAACCCCTACCCGACGATCGCCGCTGCGATGGCGGTCGCCGGGGTGGGCGACCGGCTGCTGATCCTGCCGGGCGTCTACACCGAGAACGTGAACCTCGGCAACCTGGTCAGCATGGCCTCGGCCGCCACCTCCAGCACGGACACCAACTTCGTCCCGGGCAACGCGCTGGACACCATCATCCGCTCCCCGGCCGTGGCGTCCGGCACGACCGTCGCGACGATCGCCGCGCAGAACATCGCGAAGTTCGTGAGCCCCACCACCGGCCTCACGTTCCAGTCGACGATCTCCGGCCTGACGATCGCCTCCGCCCTGGTCGGCAACCCGGCCACCGGCACGACGAACCCGCAGGCCATCGGCCTGCTGCTCTCCAACGCCGCCGTCCTGGTCCAGAACAGCTACTTCATCAACAACGGGACCGGCATCTACGTCATCACCGCGGGCACCACCCCGCCCGCCCCGACGATCCAGAACGACGTGATCGCGGGCAACATCACGGGCGTCGTCGTCGCCGACCAGGGGTCCGACAACGCCTCGACGACCAACGTGATCAACAACACCTTCGCGTACAACACGCTCGGGCTTTTCGCCTCGAACACGTCGTCGACGACCTCCGCGCAGGTCTACGCGGCCAACAACATCTTCTGGCAGAACCACGACCTGTCGACCGCCCGGTCCGGCGGCGGGATCTCCTCGGCCACCGTGAACAAGGTCACCCTCAACAACAACCTGTTCTCGGGTAACGGGGCGAGCGACTCCACCCCGGTCGGCGCCGCCAACAACATCGGCAACGGCTTCAACCCGGCGCTGCTCGGCCCGGCGGCCTCCGACGCCGCGGCCAACCTCGGCAACTTCACCGGCTGGCCGGCGTTCGTCTCCCCGCGGGACCCGCGGCCGGGCTCGGACGGGCCGGCGACCTTCCTCCGCGACGCCAACTTCGCCCTGGCCGCGAACTCGGCGGCGGTCAACAACGCCCTCGAGAGCGTGGCGACCAAGACGGACATCCTGGGCAACGCCCAGAATGTGAACCCGACGAGCAAGGGCCTGCTCCTCCCCGGCTACGGCCCCCGCGACGTCGGTGCCTTCGAGTACGTGCCGGTCGGCACCACCCCGACCGCGCCGGTGGGAGGCTCCTTCCGGGTCGTCACCACCTCGCTCGTGCCCGACGGCACCACGGTGGCCAACGGGGTCGAGTTCGACGTCTACGCGACGCCGAACTCGGTCACGATCGACTTCTCCCAGCCCGTCGATCGCGCGACCGTCGACGCCACGGACCTCATCCTGTCCGGCTCGCTGCTCGGTTCGCTCAGCCCCGCGAAGGCGACGAGCGTGACCTGGGTCGATAACCACACGGTGAGGTTCAACCTCTCCGGCCAGCTCAATTCCGCCGGGACGATCGGCATCTCGCTGGCGTCCGGGGCGATCAAGAGCATGTCCGGCGCCGCGCTGCCGTCCTACTCGGACAAGGTCTACATCAAGACCGTCCCGATGCCGACGACTCCCACGACGCCGACCACGCCCACCACCCCCACCACGCCGACGACGCCGACGACGCCGACCACGCCCACGACGCCGGTCGCGCCCCCCGTCACGCCGCCGGCCGCGGCCCCGCCGACCTCGCCGAGGGGAAGGCGGACCAGGGTCCAGACCCCCACGGCCGCCCAGCGTGCCGCCGCCCGCAAGGCCGCGGCCGCGAGGCAGGCCGCCGCCCGCAAGGCGGCCGCCGAGAAGAAGGCCGAGGCCCGCAAGGTGGCCGCCCAGAAGAAAGCCGCCTCGA